One stretch of Lemur catta isolate mLemCat1 chromosome 2, mLemCat1.pri, whole genome shotgun sequence DNA includes these proteins:
- the LOC123632061 gene encoding ATP synthase subunit g, mitochondrial-like, with the protein MAQFVRNLVEKAPALVNAAVTYSKPRLATLWYYAKVELVPPTPAEIPRAFQSLKKVVNSAQTGSFKQLTVKETVLNGLVATEVWMWFYVGEIIGKRGIIGYNV; encoded by the coding sequence ATGGCTCAATTTGTCCGTAACCTCGTGGAGAAGGCCCCGGCGCTGGTGAATGCTGCTGTGACTTATTCAAAGCCTCGACTGGCCACATTATGGTACTACGCCAAGGTTGAGCTGGTTCCTCCAACCCCTGCTGAGATCCCTAGAGCTTTTCAGAGCCTGAAAAAAGTAGTCAATAGTGCTCAAACTGGTAGCTTCAAACAGCTTACAGTTAAAGAAACCGTGCTGAATGGTTTGGTGGCCACTGAGGTGTGGATGTGGTTTTATGTCGGAGAGATCATAGGCAAGCGTGGCATCATTGGCTATAATGTTTGA